The Paenibacillus sp. FSL H7-0357 nucleotide sequence ATGAGGCAATTGTGGATCTGACCTTAAAGTACGGGCGAATCTCCATCCCAGGCGTAATGACGCCGACCGAAGCTGTCAGAGGGCACGAAGCTGGTGCTGACCTGCTAAAGGTGTTCCCCGGCGGTTCGCTGGGCGCCTCCTACATAAAGGAACTGCAGGGGCCCCTTGGTCACATCCGGATGATGCCGACAGGAGGCGTGACACTTGCGAATGTCGGATCCTTCATTGCCGCCGGATCTGTTGCCGTCGGTTTAGGAAGCGCTCTCGTAGACCGGAAAGCGGTGGAGCAGGGCGACTATGGGAAGATAACAGAGACGGCCCGCCAATTTGCGAAAGAAGTCAGAAAGGCTAGAATGAACAACACAAAAGGAGCTAAATAATCGATGAAAATAACCGGATTTGAGACTTTTATCGTTCCTCCCCGCTGGCTGTTTCTGAAGATTGAAACCGATGAGGGCATATCCGGCTGGGGAGAGCCGGTGGTCGAAGGTAAGGCTCACACTGTTCAGACCGCAGTGGAAGAGATGATGGATCTTTTGATCGGACAGGATCCTCAGCGGATTGAAGACCTATGGCAGTTGATGTACCGGGGAGGATTTTATCGTGGCGGGGCTATTTTGATGAGCGCGATAGCCGGGATCGATCAGGCGTTGTGGGATATTAAAGGGAAAATCTACAATGCGCCCGTGTACCAGCTGCTCGGCGGCGCTTGCCGCAATTCAATGCGGGTTTACTCCTGGATAGGCGGAGACCGCCCCATCGATGTCGTCAAATCTGCTCTGGAGAAGAAGGCCGCCGGTTTCACGGCGATTAAGATGAACGCCTCGGAAGAGATGCAGTTCATTGATACACATGACAAGGTGTATGCAATCGTTGAGCGGGTCGCCGCCATTCGGGAGGCCTGTGGACCGGAATTCGGGATCGCTGTCGATTTTCACGGGCGGCTTCACAAACCGATGGCAAGGGGACTGGCCAGAGAGCTGGATCCGTACCGTCTGATGTTCATTGAAGAGCCGGTGCTGCCGGAAAACAACGAAGTACTGCGGGAAATCGCACATCATACCAGCACTCCGATCGCGACGGGTGAGCGCATGTTCTCACGCTGGGATTTTAAAAATCTGCTGAAGGATGGGGTGGTCGATATTATTCAGCCCGACCTGTCCCATGCGGGAGGCATCACGGAATGCAAGAAAATATTCGCCATGGCCGAGGCGTTCGATGTTGCGGTCGCTCCGCACTGTCCGCTTGGGCCGATTGCTCTTGCCGCCTGTCTTCAGGTAGATGCGACGTCTTATAATGCGGTCATTCAGGAACAAAGCCTCGGCATCCATTATAATCAAGGAAATGACCTGCTGGATTATATCACCGATCCTACAGTTTTTGCCTACAGTGACGGTCATGTCAATATTCCCTCCGGACCGGGTCTTGGCATTACGGTGAACGAGGAGTATGTGCGGAAGATGGCGGAGTCGGGCCACCGTTGGAGAAATCCGGTATGGCGGCATCGGGACGGCAGCATTGCTGAGTGGTAAGGCCTATTACAATATTCAGGAGGATGGTCATGTCATTTATTCCGAATTACTGGGAAGATACCGAGACGCTGCAGATTAACAGGAAAGCATCCAGAGCTTACTATATCCCATACGCGTCAGCTGCAGACGCGCGCCGCAGAAAGCGGGGGCGTTCCCCGTATTATCAGACGCTGAACGGCCGCTGGAAGTTCAAATATCACGCCAGCGTCAGAGAGGTCAAGGAAGATTGTGTGGCCCCTGACCATGACATCAGCCGTTGGGATGATCTGGTGGTTCCGTCCTGCTGGCAAGTTAACGGTTATGATCAACTGCATTACACGAACATCAACTATCCCTTTCCGTTTGACCCGCCCTTCGTGCCCAATGATAATCCTGCCGGACTTTATGTCAGGGAGTTCACACTGCCGGATAATTGGAACGGCAAGGAGAAGGTGGCGGTATTTGAAGGAGTCAATTCCTGCTTCTACCTGTGGGTGAACGGACAATTTGTTGGCTACAGCCAAGGAAGCCGGATGCCGGCCGAATTCGATATATCGCCTTATGTCCGTCCTGGTGTGAACCGGATGGCCGTCATGGTGCTGAAATGGTGCGACGGAAGTTATGTGGAGGATCAGGATCTTTGGAGATTCTCTGGTATTTTCCGGGACGTCTACCTGCTTGCCAGGGATTCCGCTCATATCTCCGATGTATTCAACCGCACATCTCTGTCCGCAAGCTTCGATAGTGCGGAGCTAAACTGCGAGGTGGAGACAACAGGCAGGCTTGAAGTTGAAGCTGTTCTGCAGGATGCAGACGGTGCTGAGGTAGAGCGGACGCAGGCCGTGATCGAAGGCCAAGGTACGTTGAAGCTGCATGTTCAGAATCCCGTGCTGTGGAATGCAGAGAACCCGCATTTATACCATTTATACTTGTTCGCAGGCGATGAAGTGCTGCATTTTCCCGTAGGCTTACGCGAAATATCCATTCAGGATGGCGTGTTCACGATCAACGGTCAAGCGGTAAAGCTTAAGGGTGTCAATCGACATGACTCCCACCCGGAGCTTGGACAGACGATTCCGGTCAATCATATGATCAAAGATTTGCGGCTGATGAAACAGCATAATATCAATACCATTCGAACCTCGCATTACCCGAACGACTCCCGTTTTCTGGAGCTCTGCGACGAATACGGCTTCTATGTGATCGGAGAAGCCGATCTGGAATGTCATGGCGCGCTTCCTGCAGGGGACTTCAACTGGTTCACGCGCAACCCCGAGTGGGAGAAAACTTTTGTCGAGCGGGCAACCCGGATGGTGGAGCGGGATAAGAACCACCCATGTATCATAATTTGGTCCATGGGCAACGAATCCGGTTATGGAGAGAACCATATGGCAATGGCCCGCTGGACCAAAGCAAGGGACGCTTCACGTCCTATTCACTACGAGGGTTCGGATCCCCGCCACGGCGGCAGCCCGGATACGGAGGTGCTCGACATGGAGAGCCGGATGTATGCCTCCAGCGGGGCGATTGCAGCGTACGCGTCCGATCCGGATACGACCAAACCGATGTTTCTGTGTGAATACAGCCATGCCATGGGCAACGGGCCCGGTGATTTGCAGGATTACTGGGATGTGATCAACCGGTATCCGAAGCTGATGGGTGGATGTGTCTGGGAATGGGTGGATCATGGCATCAAGATTATGAAACACGGACGGCCTTATTATGCTTATGGGGGAGATTTCGGCGATCAGCCTAATGACGGCAACTTCTGCATTGACGGTCTGGTTGCCCCCGACCGGAAGCCGCATTCCGGACTGCTGGAACTCAAGCAGGTGATTGCACCCGTTGTATTTGAAGCCAAAGAAATCGGATCGGGGCTCATAGAAATTCACAACCGCTATGATTTCAGGGATCTATCTCATGTGAGAGTTCTGTGGAAATTGGAAAAGGACGGTGAAACGGTAAGTCAAGGTGAAATCAGCGGTTTGTCGGCCGGCCCTCACGGATCGCAGACAATCGAAGCTGGTTTCGCGATGCCGGAGGAGCCGGGAAGGTACTTTGTTACTCTGTCGTGCAGGACGGCGAAAGAAACCTGGTGGGCATCACCCGGCCATGAAATTTCCTTCGGCCAGTTTGAACTGCCGGCTCCGCAGCGTGAGCTGTTCCAACCCGAGGCCCGGTCACCTCTCCAGGTGGAGCGCCGGGACGACCGGCTTGTCATCACGGGATTTGATTTTGAATATGGCTTTAATCTTGGCACCGGTATGTTTGACAGCCTGGTCAAGAATGGAGTGGAGATGCTGCTTGCGCCGCTTTCTTTTGCGGTATGGCGCGCCCCGGCGGATAATGACCGGTTCGTGAAGCACGAATGGATGCAGGAGGGGTACGAACGGGCTGTAACCCATATTTACCGCGTGGACACGATCCGGCAGGACGGTGAAGCCGTAGAGCTGGAAGCGTTCTTCTCGATGGGAGGCTATTTACGTCCGCCGTTCTTACGGGGAACGTTCCGCTGGAAGGTGGACGCAACAGGAGAGCTTTATCTCCGTACTAACGTAACGACCAGAGACGGTATTCCATTCTTGCCCCGGTTCGGGCTGTGCGCTGTGATGCCGGAAGGGAATGAGGAGATCGAATATTTCGGCAGGGGTCCCCATGAAAGCTACATCGACAAGGGACATAGCACTAAAATAGGAAAATACCTGACTACCGTCGATGAGCAGTTTGTGGATTATATCATGCCGCAGGAGAACGGTTCCCACAATGAAACGGAATGGGTTATTGTCTCGAATGAGCTCGGCATGGGACTGAGATTCCGGAGTGACCGTCCATTCTCCTTCAATGCTTCGCATTATACACCGGAAGATCTGACCCAAACCTCGCATCAATACGATCTGACCCGCAGGCCGGAGACAATTGTTCATCTGGATTATCAAATGAGCGGCGTAGGCTCCAATTCCTGCGGTCCCGCGCTGCTGGCTCCCTACAGGCTGGATGAGAAGGAGTTCCAGTTTGAGCTGAATATTGCACCGGTGTTCAAAGAAGACGAATAAACCGGGATTAACCGGATTTGCGGAAATAGGCAAGGGGGACCGGATCACGTAGATCCGGTTGCCCTTTTTACGCTTTGGTAAGGCCAGTCGATGCTGTGGAGGGAACGGAATGAAAACGAAAGCTTCACACCCCCGGAACAAAGGCAAACCGCAGGCATTATCAATAGGCCGAAGCATGTACGCCAAGCTGCTGATGTTCTTCACAGTCATTGCGCTGCTTCCGTTGGCCGTAATGGGTTATTTCTCTAATCATAAATCGTCGCAGATCGTGAATTCACAGTTCGGGAGCTACGGAATGAACGCCATTGAGGAGCTTAAGCTCCATTTGGATACCAGCATCGCGCAGATGGACAATATTACGGGCAATCTACTGAATTATTTGATCTCTACACCCATGGTCATCGAAGATGGCGGAACGCTGAACTATAGCCGATATAAGGAGGAACAGGCGCTCCAGCGCTATCTTATATCTTTTGAAACGGTCAATATTGTAAGTGTTTCGGTTGTGATGCCTTCGGGGAAATTTATCGGAAGCGGCGGACTTGATCAGGCAAGGCTTACGGACTCCTCCTTCTGGCGCCAAGTTGCCGGGAATGGCGGAAGACAAGTTATCATCCACCGGCCGGATTACTATTACAGCTTTGTAAATGACAACATGGTCATCAGCCTGGTTGTGCCGGTCAAGGATCACTTCGGACTCCCGCCAGGCAGCCGGATTCTAATCGATACGAAGGCGGATTCTGTGGTGAATCTGCTTCGGGCGTTTCAGCATAATATGAATGCTCACCTGCAAATACGGGCAGCGGACGGAAGCGTACTGCTGCAAAGCTCGGAGAAATACAGTAGTTCGGAGGACGATATTGTCTGGTCCGGCGTTATGGAGCGGGAGGGCTGGACTGTTGAGGCCAGAATGCCGCATGCTGAGTTCTATCGCTCCTCGGGCGTGATCCTGAACTATACGCTGATCGTTGCGGGCTGCACGCTGCTCTTCGCCATCGCGATGGCCCATTTCTTCTCGCTTCGGCTTACGCGGCCCATTCAAAAACTGACCCATTCGATGCGAAGATTCGGACAAGGGGAACTGTTCATCCAGACCCCGGTGCTCACCAGCGATGAGCTGGGCTATTTAAGCCAATCCTTCAACCGGATGACCGGACAAATCCAGGATCTGGTGCGTGAGATCAGCCGGAGCGAAAAGCTGAAGAGCGAAGCGGAACTGCGGGCGCTTCACTACCAGATCAACCCCCACCTGCTATTTAACACACTGAACAGCATTCAGTGGAAGGCGAGGTTGGCCGGGCGCCGCGATATTCAGAAAATGATTGAGCATCTGGTTGCCGTCCTGGAGAGCACTTTTGCAGTGACTAAAACACTGGTGCCGCTTGAGGAGGAACTGGCTTTAGTGCTTCATTTTATCGAAATCCAGCGGCTCCGGTACGATGATGCCTTTAGTTTCAAGCTGGAGGCCGAGCCGGAGCTGATGTCCTGCCTGGTGCCGCGGATGGTGTTCCAGCCGCTACTGGAGAACATCTTTTTTCACGGCTTTACAGACGGAGCAGGTGAAATTAGGCTGTCACTCGTCTCCGGATCAGGCGAAATTAAGGCGGAGTTAACTGACAACGGGATCGGTATCAAGCCGGAGCATTTGCTCTATGTGAGGAACGGCCAAGTCATTCCGGGCAAAAAAGGAGGACTTGGCATGCGGAATGTCAGAGAGCGCTTTAACATGCATTTTGGCGAAAACTGCGATTTTACGATAGAGTCCGAACGAAACCACGGAAGTAAGGTGATCATACGATGGCCAAAGAATTACGGAGAGATTTACCCCTGAAGGTGCTTATCGTTGATGATGAACAGCTTGTGAGAAAAGGGCTGAGGATGACAGTGGACTGGGGCAGACATGGCATGGCAGTCGTCGGCGATGCACCTAACGGCATCCTGGGCTGGGAGAAGGTGCTCAATCATGAACCCGACATTGTCATTACCGACATCGTGATGCCCGAGATGGACGGAATCGAGCTGGCTCATAAAATTAGACACAGATATCCCCATGTCAAAATCCTGTTTCTGAGCTGTCACCGCGACTTTGCTTACGCACAGCAGGGGATCCAGCTCGGTATCTCCGACTATATTGTAAAAACCAGCATGGGCGACGAGGAAATGGAGCGATGCCTCGATAAAATCCGGCGTGAATGCGAGCTTCATCTGCAGAATCAGTCCTCCATGGCAGCATCTGAGGACGAGATGCAAATTGTGATGGAGTGGCTTCGGGTACAGGATATCACTGCAGACGAGAGGCTGGTAGCCAAGCTGAATGGAGATTGGAGCTGGATGACCCGAGGCGGCTGCATCTTTCATTTGTATGATAATGGAAGCGCTAACAACTCCAGTTTTTCGATGTCTGATGACAAACGGAAGGAATACCGCAATGAAGTCTCCTCCCCAATTGGCCCGGAACCGGAGCCAAAAGCTTTTCTAAAGATTGGTGAGGCATTTGCATCCGGGTCACCAGGACGTGCGTTCTTACCGTGTCCAGACGGTACTGCGCTGCTGGCCTGCCACTGGGCGGAACGGGATACGGCGGAGCATGAACTGCTGCATCTGAAGAGTTCACGTAATCCCGGATTGGGATGGAGACTGGAGGGGCCGGTTGAGGGCGGGGTACGATGGATTGAGGGTGTGCTGCGTCTATTGCGCCTGCGGGCAATCGAGCGCGAGACCCGTCTGGTTAGCCGCCAGCATAAGGAGGATATTCTCAGCGCCATTGACTATATCAACCACCATCTGCATCTCGATCCCCGAGTCGGCGAAATCGCCGACCGGATCGGTATAAGCCGCAGTTACTTCAGCACCGTATTCAAAGAAGCAACAGGCAGCAGCCTGATTGATTTTCTTTCCCAGAAAAAGCTGGAACGGGCACAGAATCTGCTGGCAATGACAGACTATCGGATGGAGGAAGTTGCAGAGAAGATCGGGATTGGAGACGTCAAATACTTCGCCAAATGGTTTAAGAAAAGTGTCGGATTCGCTCCGGGACAATACCGCCAACAAACAAAAAGACACCAAAATCCAATGAATTGACCTTTCGCCCGTGTAGAAAACGGGCTTTTTTATTACATTCCAATAAAAGTGAACCTTTTTCGAACGGCAGTCGGATTTGAAAACCCTTACATTTCTCTTATGATGGTATCAACCCACTCAAGGAGGTCAAACAATGCATAACAAAAGAGGGAAAATGCTGCTTTCCATGCTTTTTACAGCTTCCATGCTGTTAAGCGCCTGCTCTGGTTCCAACACACAGAGTAATTCCGGATCGGCTGGAACGGATCAGGGGGGAGAGGAGAAGGTGAAGCTTGTCGTCTGGATTTGGGAGCAGGCCAAAGCCGGGATTGATCTAAATATGGACCGGTTCAAGGAAGCTTATCCCAATATCGAAGTTGAGTTCCAAACCATGAAATCCACCGACCTTTATCAGAAGTATTTGGTGTCCTCCAATACTGACGACGCGGTGCCGGATGTGCTGGCGCTCGAATCGACGAATCTATCACAGATGGTGGAGATCAATTCGCTGCTCGACATTACCGAACGTGTGGCTCCATATAAAGATAATATCGTGCCCTACAAATGGAAGGACGCCACCATGGACGATAAAATTTATGCCATGCCATGGGACAGCGGCCCGGTGGTGATGTTCTACAGGAATGACCTGTTCGCTAAGGCCGGTCTGCCGACCGATCCCGATGAGGTCGCCGCCAAGATTAAGACTTGGGACGATTATTATCAAGCCGCCAAGCTGGTGAAGGAGAAGACAGGAGCGTTCATGTACGGCGATTCGAAGACCAATTCCAGCAACCGCGTGTTCGAATCTATGATGTGGCAGCGCGGATACTGGTATTTTGACGAGAACGGCAAGGTCACGGTCGATAGCCCGGAAGTGAAGGAGATCACAGATTACTTGATCAAGATGCAGCAGGAAGAGCTTGTCTATGACGCCCGCGCCAACTCCGACCCTTGGGGCAATGCCATCGGTGAGGGTAAAATCGCCAGCGTAGTCGGCGGTTCCTGGCATGACGCGATCATCGAAAAGCAGTACTCGCCGCAGGATTCGGGCAAATGGTCAGTTACGACGATGCCGAAATGGTCAGCAGACGATAAATATGGCGGGGCTAACCAAGGCGGGTCCAACATGGCGATAAATAAAAACTCGAAGCACCCGGAAGAAGCCTGGAAATTCATCGAATTCATGCTCGGCGATAAGGAGTCTCAGACCAAAATGATGCTGGAAGCGGGGCTATTCCCCTCGTTGAAGACGGTATATTCCGACTCAGCAATGGACAAGCAATTTGATTACTTCAAGGGCCAGCCTATCTTAAAAGTGTATGCCCAATCACTGGAGAGCACCTATCCGCTTGCTTACACCTCTGATTTCCCGATGGCCAACAAGCTGATGACGGACGTGTGGGCAAAGGTGTTCCTGAACGACGCCTCCTCTGGAGATGCGCTAAAGACAATGGCCGATGAACTCCGGCAGAAGACCAAAAGAGAGTAGACAGCAGCAAGGATCAAGGAGGTGAGAATATCTATGGGCAAGACAAGATGGAACAGACAGATGCGTTACGCTCCGTATCTGTACATTTCCCCATACTTTATTTTATTTGGCATCTTTTCACTGTATCCAATTATTTATTCGTTTTATCTCAGTCTCACGGAATGGAACGGTGCAAGTGACAAGCTATTCATCGGACTGGACAACTATACGGCGCTGCTGAAGGATCATTACTTTTGGCTGTCGCTGTGGAACAGCTTAGTCATCTTCCTGATGTATGTGCCGCTAATGCTCTTTCTTGGCTTAATCTTTGCCAGTATGCTTAACGCCAAATGGATGGTGGGCAAAGGGTTTTTCCGGATGGCTCTGTTTGTGCCGAATTTTGTGTCGGTGGTCGCTGTATCATTCGTATTCGTGCTGCTATTCAATACCCAAGACGGGCTGATCAACACGTTCCTGCTTAACCTCAGTTGGATCAAGTCTCCGCTTCCTTGGCTTGATTCCCCGTGGTGGGCGCGCTTTTCTGTGGCGTTAATGGTACTGTATCGTTGGCTCGGCTACAATATGCTGCTATTGCTGACCGGTCTGCAAAGTATTCCGAAGGATTTGTACGAAGCAGCTTATGTCGACGGAGCGACGAAAGTAAAAAGCTTCTTCTTCATTACCATTCCTTTGGTCAAAAAAATGCTGCTATTCTGCACCGTCCTGTCCACAATCGGCACCTTCTCGCTCTTTACCGAGCCGTACATTCTTACCAAAGGCGGTCCGCTAAATTCGACGCTGACGCCGGTGCTGATGCTGTATAACGAAAGCTTTCAGAATTTCAACTTCGGCTACGCCTCGTCAATCGCTGTCTGCTTCTTCATCTTGATGATGAGCATATCGCTGATCCAGATGCGTCTATTCGATGAGAAATAAGGGGGGGAGAACCGAATGACGCTTTTGACTCAAACGAAAAAGAAGTCTGCGGCGAAAAGGGCCAGCCGTTCAGGTGAGAAGGGTCTGACCGCTGGTGCAGCATTTGTCCTGATGGCCGTGGTCTCCCTCATCACGTTGTTTCCGCTGTTCTGGTTATTCAGCTCATCGCTGAAAGATATCAGCCAAATCTTCGTCAATCCGCCGATCTGGCTGCCGACAACGCTGCATTGGGAGAACTTCACTGAATTGTTCGTGAACCGTAAATTTGGCATTATCACCTGGAACAGTCTGCTACTGTCCACGACCATGACGATTACT carries:
- a CDS encoding bifunctional 4-hydroxy-2-oxoglutarate aldolase/2-dehydro-3-deoxy-phosphogluconate aldolase; the encoded protein is MDKKIQIERLITSGLVAVIRRPEPERVDKIAAALADGGVGALEITADTPEVNRLIADMKAKYGDRLLVGAGTVLKLTQAEQAIAAGADFIFSPNLNEAIVDLTLKYGRISIPGVMTPTEAVRGHEAGADLLKVFPGGSLGASYIKELQGPLGHIRMMPTGGVTLANVGSFIAAGSVAVGLGSALVDRKAVEQGDYGKITETARQFAKEVRKARMNNTKGAK
- the dgoD gene encoding galactonate dehydratase; its protein translation is MKITGFETFIVPPRWLFLKIETDEGISGWGEPVVEGKAHTVQTAVEEMMDLLIGQDPQRIEDLWQLMYRGGFYRGGAILMSAIAGIDQALWDIKGKIYNAPVYQLLGGACRNSMRVYSWIGGDRPIDVVKSALEKKAAGFTAIKMNASEEMQFIDTHDKVYAIVERVAAIREACGPEFGIAVDFHGRLHKPMARGLARELDPYRLMFIEEPVLPENNEVLREIAHHTSTPIATGERMFSRWDFKNLLKDGVVDIIQPDLSHAGGITECKKIFAMAEAFDVAVAPHCPLGPIALAACLQVDATSYNAVIQEQSLGIHYNQGNDLLDYITDPTVFAYSDGHVNIPSGPGLGITVNEEYVRKMAESGHRWRNPVWRHRDGSIAEW
- a CDS encoding glycoside hydrolase family 2 TIM barrel-domain containing protein, translating into MSFIPNYWEDTETLQINRKASRAYYIPYASAADARRRKRGRSPYYQTLNGRWKFKYHASVREVKEDCVAPDHDISRWDDLVVPSCWQVNGYDQLHYTNINYPFPFDPPFVPNDNPAGLYVREFTLPDNWNGKEKVAVFEGVNSCFYLWVNGQFVGYSQGSRMPAEFDISPYVRPGVNRMAVMVLKWCDGSYVEDQDLWRFSGIFRDVYLLARDSAHISDVFNRTSLSASFDSAELNCEVETTGRLEVEAVLQDADGAEVERTQAVIEGQGTLKLHVQNPVLWNAENPHLYHLYLFAGDEVLHFPVGLREISIQDGVFTINGQAVKLKGVNRHDSHPELGQTIPVNHMIKDLRLMKQHNINTIRTSHYPNDSRFLELCDEYGFYVIGEADLECHGALPAGDFNWFTRNPEWEKTFVERATRMVERDKNHPCIIIWSMGNESGYGENHMAMARWTKARDASRPIHYEGSDPRHGGSPDTEVLDMESRMYASSGAIAAYASDPDTTKPMFLCEYSHAMGNGPGDLQDYWDVINRYPKLMGGCVWEWVDHGIKIMKHGRPYYAYGGDFGDQPNDGNFCIDGLVAPDRKPHSGLLELKQVIAPVVFEAKEIGSGLIEIHNRYDFRDLSHVRVLWKLEKDGETVSQGEISGLSAGPHGSQTIEAGFAMPEEPGRYFVTLSCRTAKETWWASPGHEISFGQFELPAPQRELFQPEARSPLQVERRDDRLVITGFDFEYGFNLGTGMFDSLVKNGVEMLLAPLSFAVWRAPADNDRFVKHEWMQEGYERAVTHIYRVDTIRQDGEAVELEAFFSMGGYLRPPFLRGTFRWKVDATGELYLRTNVTTRDGIPFLPRFGLCAVMPEGNEEIEYFGRGPHESYIDKGHSTKIGKYLTTVDEQFVDYIMPQENGSHNETEWVIVSNELGMGLRFRSDRPFSFNASHYTPEDLTQTSHQYDLTRRPETIVHLDYQMSGVGSNSCGPALLAPYRLDEKEFQFELNIAPVFKEDE
- a CDS encoding cache domain-containing sensor histidine kinase; its protein translation is MKTKASHPRNKGKPQALSIGRSMYAKLLMFFTVIALLPLAVMGYFSNHKSSQIVNSQFGSYGMNAIEELKLHLDTSIAQMDNITGNLLNYLISTPMVIEDGGTLNYSRYKEEQALQRYLISFETVNIVSVSVVMPSGKFIGSGGLDQARLTDSSFWRQVAGNGGRQVIIHRPDYYYSFVNDNMVISLVVPVKDHFGLPPGSRILIDTKADSVVNLLRAFQHNMNAHLQIRAADGSVLLQSSEKYSSSEDDIVWSGVMEREGWTVEARMPHAEFYRSSGVILNYTLIVAGCTLLFAIAMAHFFSLRLTRPIQKLTHSMRRFGQGELFIQTPVLTSDELGYLSQSFNRMTGQIQDLVREISRSEKLKSEAELRALHYQINPHLLFNTLNSIQWKARLAGRRDIQKMIEHLVAVLESTFAVTKTLVPLEEELALVLHFIEIQRLRYDDAFSFKLEAEPELMSCLVPRMVFQPLLENIFFHGFTDGAGEIRLSLVSGSGEIKAELTDNGIGIKPEHLLYVRNGQVIPGKKGGLGMRNVRERFNMHFGENCDFTIESERNHGSKVIIRWPKNYGEIYP
- a CDS encoding response regulator transcription factor is translated as MAKELRRDLPLKVLIVDDEQLVRKGLRMTVDWGRHGMAVVGDAPNGILGWEKVLNHEPDIVITDIVMPEMDGIELAHKIRHRYPHVKILFLSCHRDFAYAQQGIQLGISDYIVKTSMGDEEMERCLDKIRRECELHLQNQSSMAASEDEMQIVMEWLRVQDITADERLVAKLNGDWSWMTRGGCIFHLYDNGSANNSSFSMSDDKRKEYRNEVSSPIGPEPEPKAFLKIGEAFASGSPGRAFLPCPDGTALLACHWAERDTAEHELLHLKSSRNPGLGWRLEGPVEGGVRWIEGVLRLLRLRAIERETRLVSRQHKEDILSAIDYINHHLHLDPRVGEIADRIGISRSYFSTVFKEATGSSLIDFLSQKKLERAQNLLAMTDYRMEEVAEKIGIGDVKYFAKWFKKSVGFAPGQYRQQTKRHQNPMN
- a CDS encoding ABC transporter substrate-binding protein; its protein translation is MHNKRGKMLLSMLFTASMLLSACSGSNTQSNSGSAGTDQGGEEKVKLVVWIWEQAKAGIDLNMDRFKEAYPNIEVEFQTMKSTDLYQKYLVSSNTDDAVPDVLALESTNLSQMVEINSLLDITERVAPYKDNIVPYKWKDATMDDKIYAMPWDSGPVVMFYRNDLFAKAGLPTDPDEVAAKIKTWDDYYQAAKLVKEKTGAFMYGDSKTNSSNRVFESMMWQRGYWYFDENGKVTVDSPEVKEITDYLIKMQQEELVYDARANSDPWGNAIGEGKIASVVGGSWHDAIIEKQYSPQDSGKWSVTTMPKWSADDKYGGANQGGSNMAINKNSKHPEEAWKFIEFMLGDKESQTKMMLEAGLFPSLKTVYSDSAMDKQFDYFKGQPILKVYAQSLESTYPLAYTSDFPMANKLMTDVWAKVFLNDASSGDALKTMADELRQKTKRE
- a CDS encoding carbohydrate ABC transporter permease, translating into MGKTRWNRQMRYAPYLYISPYFILFGIFSLYPIIYSFYLSLTEWNGASDKLFIGLDNYTALLKDHYFWLSLWNSLVIFLMYVPLMLFLGLIFASMLNAKWMVGKGFFRMALFVPNFVSVVAVSFVFVLLFNTQDGLINTFLLNLSWIKSPLPWLDSPWWARFSVALMVLYRWLGYNMLLLLTGLQSIPKDLYEAAYVDGATKVKSFFFITIPLVKKMLLFCTVLSTIGTFSLFTEPYILTKGGPLNSTLTPVLMLYNESFQNFNFGYASSIAVCFFILMMSISLIQMRLFDEK